Proteins encoded within one genomic window of Arachis ipaensis cultivar K30076 chromosome B08, Araip1.1, whole genome shotgun sequence:
- the LOC107613508 gene encoding exocyst complex component EXO70B1: protein MAATTTTDGGGGGGAGGGGGEDRVLATAQQILKSLNTPKDVREDMLLIFSSFDNRLSNITDIVHRDDDGAAAIAAEELERFEAAEKLILRWDSSLSSDPHSASSLLLDSADDAADYFSAVDDVIHWMEQLNLAPPPPPSSSAGNRHRIEMDRAENAIQLAMTRLEDELRHLLVRNTVPLDAESLHGSIRRVSLSFTDGGTVDENLESFGEVNDQGGDSQRFHERGASLGDDISVDLLRADAVAELREIADRMVRSGYEKECLQVYSSVRRDVLDEYLSILGVEKLSIEEVQRVEWKSLDEKMKKWIQAVKISVRVLLTGEKRICDSVFGELDEIREICFNETAKGCVMQLLNFGEAVAICKRSPEKLFRILDMYEALKDALPELESMITDGFVIDEANGVLKMLGEAVKGTFAEFENCLRNESSKKPVITGDVHPLPRYVMNYLKLLVDYGEPMDSLLVISDEDLIRLQDSFGGNSSQTENISPLGCRMVLLISELENNLEEKSKLYEDSALQCIFLMNNIHYLVRKVKGPDPRKDSDLRKYSDLQNVLGDDWVRKRRGQVRQYATGYLRASWTKALSCLKDEGIGGSSNNASKMALKERFKNFNACFEEIYRIQTAWKVPDPQLREELRISISEKVIPAYRSFVGRFRSQLEGRHAGKYIKYTPEDLEAYLSDLFEGSPAVLHHIRRKSQ, encoded by the coding sequence ATGGCGGCAACAACCACCACTGATGGCGGAGGAGGCGGCGGAGCTGGAGGCGGAGGAGGAGAGGATAGGGTTCTTGCGACCGCACAGCAGATCCTCAAGAGCCTGAACACTCCCAAAGATGTTCGTGAAGACATGCTCCTCATCTTCTCCAGCTTCGACAACCGTCTCTCTAACATCACCGATATTGTCCACCGCGACGACGACGGTGCCGCTGCCATCGCCGCCGAGGAGCTTGAACGATTCGAGGCTGCTGAGAAGCTCATCCTCCGCTGGGACTCTTCCCTCTCCAGCGACCCCCACTCCGCCTCATCGCTCCTCCTCGATTCCGCCGATGATGCGGCCGATTACTTCTCCGCAGTCGATGACGTCATCCACTGGATGGAACAGCTCAACCTTGCCCCTCCTCCTCCGCCGTCTTCCTCCGCCGGTAACCGCCACCGGATTGAGATGGACCGCGCCGAGAACGCGATCCAGCTCGCTATGACGCGCCTCGAGGACGAGCTCCGCCACCTCCTCGTCAGGAACACCGTTCCTCTTGACGCGGAGAGCCTCCACGGTTCCATCCGCCGTGTCTCCCTCTCCTTCACTGACGGCGGCACCGTCGACGAAAATCTCGAGAGCTTCGGTGAGGTCAACGACCAAGGCGGCGACTCCCAGCGGTTCCACGAGCGCGGCGCCAGCCTCGGCGACGACATCTCTGTCGATCTCCTCCGCGCTGACGCGGTGGCGGAACTTAGAGAAATCGCTGATCGCATGGTTAGGTCAGGTTACGAGAAAGAGTGCCTTCAGGTATATAGTAGTGTTCGTCGTGATGTTTTGGATGAATATTTATCAATTCTTGGTGTTGAGAAATTGAGCATTGAAGAGGTTCAAAGAGTTGAATGGAAGAGTTTAGATGAAAAAATGAAGAAATGGATTCAGGCCGTTAAGATTTCTGTTAGGGTTCTTCTCACTGGAGAGAAGAGGATTTGTGATAGCGTTTTTGGTGAATTAGATGAGATTAGAGAGATCTGTTTCAATGAGACTGCCAAAGGTTGTGTTATGCAGTTGCTGAATTTCGGTGAGGCCGTCGCAATTTGCAAGCGGTCGCCGGAGAAATTGTTTAGGATCTTGGACATGTATGAGGCATTGAAGGATGCCCTGCCTGAACTTGAGAGTATGATCACTGATGGGTTTGTGATTGATGAGGCCAATGGGGTGTTGAAGATGCTTGGTGAGGCTGTTAAGGGGACTTTCGCCGAGTTTGAGAATTGTCTTAGAAATGAGAGTTCTAAGAAGCCGGTTATAACCGGGGACGTTCATCCATTGCCCCGGTATGTGATGAATTACTTGAAGTTGCTTGTGGATTATGGTGAGCCTATGGACTCGCTTTTAGTGATTAGCGACGAGGATCTTATCCGGTTACAAGATAGTTTTGGCGGCAATAGCTCTCAGACAGAGAACATCTCACCCTTGGGGTGCCGAATGGTATTGTTGATTTCAGAGCTTGAGAATAACCTTGAGGAGAAATCTAAGCTTTATGAAGATAGCGCATTACAATGTATATTTTTGATGAATAACATCCATTACCTGGTGAGAAAGGTGAAGGGACCGGATCCTCGGAAGGACTCAGATCTTCGGAAGTACTCGGATCTTCAGAATGTCTTGGGAGACGATTGGGTTCGCAAGCGGCGCGGTCAGGTGCGCCAGTATGCGACGGGATACCTGAGAGCCTCTTGGACTAAGGCTTTGTCCTGTTTGAAGGATGAAGGGATTGGAGGAAGCTCTAACAATGCATCAAAGATGGCTTTGAAGGAGAGGTTCAAGAACTTCAATGCATGCTTTGAGGAAATATATAGGATTCAGACGGCGTGGAAGGTACCGGACCCACAACTCCGGGAAGAACTCCGAATCTCTATATCAGAGAAGGTGATTCCAGCATACCGGTCGTTCGTGGGGCGGTTTCGGAGTCAGCTCGAGGGAAGACATGCCGGGAAGTACATTAAATATACACCAGAGGACTTGGAGGCCTATTTATCGGATTTGTTTGAAGGATCACCTGCTGTATTGCACCATATAAGGAGGAAGAGTCAATAG